In Hemicordylus capensis ecotype Gifberg chromosome 3, rHemCap1.1.pri, whole genome shotgun sequence, one DNA window encodes the following:
- the CHST2 gene encoding carbohydrate sulfotransferase 2, whose product MKVFRRKALVLCLGYVLLLLLTMLNLLDYKWHKGPQQCSEPVSARRTPYPQQLPYYAHQSRSDTRALYGPPVPFARKRQLVYVFTTWRSGSSFFGELFNQNPEVFFLYEPVWHVWQKLYPGDAVSLQGAARDMLSSLYRCDLSVFQLYSTAGAGKNLTTLGIFGAATNKVICSSPLCPAYRKEVVGMVDDKVCKKCPPQQLSLFQEECLKYHTLVIKGVRVFDLGVLAPLMQDPSLALKVIHLVRDPRAVASSRIKSRHGLIRESLQVVRSRDPRIHRMPFLDAGHKLNSKKEGGGGSDYHALGAMEVICGSMTKTLQTALRPPDWLKGNYMAVRYEDLVVDPIKTLRQVYGFVNLVVSPEMEKFALNMTSGPGYSSKPFVVSARNASQAVNAWRTALNYQQIKQVEEYCHQPMAILGYDRVSSPEEVKDLSKTLLRKPRL is encoded by the coding sequence ATGAAGGTTTTCCGCAGGAAGGCGCTGGTGCTCTGCTTGGGCtacgtgctgctgctgctgctgaccatGCTCAACTTGCTGGACTACAAGTGGCACAAAGGGCCGCAGCAATGCAGCGAGCCTGTGTCTGCCCGGCGCACTCCCTACCCGCAGCAGCTGCCTTATTATGCCCACCAGTCCCGATCGGACACCCGTGCCCTCTACGGCCCCCCTGTGCCCTTTGCCCGCAAGCGGCAGCTGGTCTACGTTTTCACCACCTGGCGTTCAGGATCATCCTTCTTTGGGGAGCTCTTCAACCAGAATCCAGAGGTCTTCTTTCTCTATGAGCCAGTGTGGCATGTGTGGCAGAAGCTGTATCCAGGCGATGCAGTCTCCCTGCAAGGGGCGGCCAGGGACATGTTGAGCTCTCTCTACCGCTGTGACCTCTCCGTCTTCCAGCTCTATAGCACAGCAGGGGCTGGAAAGAACCTCACCACCTTGGGCATCTTTGGAGCGGCCACCAACAAGGTGATTTGCTCCTCGCCACTTTGCCCAGCCTACCGCAAAGAAGTGGTGGGCATGGTGGATGACAAGGTGTGCAAGAAGTGTCCACCGCAGCAACTCAGCCTCTTCCAGGAAGAGTGCCTCAAGTACCACACACTGGTCATCAAGGGCGTGCGGGTCTTTGATCTTGGAGTGCTGGCGCCACTCATGCAGGACCCATCTTTAGCTCTCAAAGTCATCCACCTGGTCCGGGACCCTCGAGCAGTGGCTAGTTCCAGGATCAAGTCCCGCCATGGGCTCATCCGGGAGAGCCTGCAGGTAGTGAGGAGCAGGGACCCCCGCATCCATCGCATGCCCTTCCTGGATGCAGGGCACAAGCTGAACAGCaagaaagaagggggagggggctcagACTACCATGCCTTAGGGGCTATGGAGGTGATCTGTGGTAGCATGACAAAGACCCTGCAAACTGCCTTGCGCCCACCTGACTGGCTCAAGGGTAATTACATGGCTGTCCGCTATGAGGACCTGGTGGTGGATCCTATCAAGACTTTGCGGCAAGTGTATGGATTTGTCAACTTGGTGGTGAgtccagagatggagaagtttGCCCTCAACATGACCAGTGGCCCTGGGTACTCCTCCAAGCCCTTTGTGGTTTCTGCCAGGAATGCTAGCCAGGCCGTAAATGCCTGGAGGACAGCACTGAACTATCAGCAAATTAAGCAAGTTGAGGAGTATTGCCACCAGCCCATGGCCATTCTGGGCTATGACAGAGTCAGCAGCCCAGAAGAGGTAAAGGATCTCAGCAAAACCTTGCTCAGGAAGCCAAGATTGTGA